The Candidatus Hydrogenedentota bacterium genome includes a region encoding these proteins:
- a CDS encoding glycosyltransferase family 4 protein: MKRLNVLYLIRTWAFGGSHTIILLLMRHLPKDLFNITVVPYDTWTGTDQQFVNAAEKEGFTVAPDRIPWRSRTAWFAARNKIDELIKKYDIDLIHAHDTNSIVLTGVGYKRWPCALVGSPYGWWQPKFHIRAHINHWMERNLGLPNMDRVITVSNDMKAKILWGRTPEEKIRVINTGLDLSKFDKGAPREEVRKAFGIPDGDCVVGAVSRLFAEKGHKYLLDALKLARKDAPHLRVMIVGTGDLRQPLEAYAQEIGVADRVIFTGFYEDLPGALRAMDVFAQPSILEEGFPTSVLEAQVAGLPVVASHIGGTHETLDVGKTGLLVPPKDAPALASALTELANDPERRRVMGRAARQWIERSFTLEDMVRKVKDTYLEAWDEYQKRRK, from the coding sequence GTGAAACGACTGAACGTTCTTTATCTGATCCGCACATGGGCCTTTGGCGGTTCGCATACGATCATTCTCCTGTTGATGCGGCATCTGCCGAAGGACCTGTTCAACATCACGGTCGTGCCGTACGACACGTGGACGGGGACCGACCAGCAATTCGTCAACGCCGCGGAAAAGGAGGGGTTTACCGTCGCCCCGGATCGTATTCCATGGCGGTCGCGCACGGCGTGGTTCGCGGCGCGCAACAAGATTGACGAGTTGATCAAGAAATACGACATAGACCTGATCCACGCGCACGACACGAATTCGATTGTGTTGACCGGCGTCGGATACAAGCGATGGCCGTGCGCGCTCGTAGGCAGTCCCTACGGCTGGTGGCAACCGAAGTTCCACATCCGCGCGCATATCAACCATTGGATGGAGCGCAACCTCGGCCTGCCGAACATGGACCGCGTGATCACCGTCTCGAACGACATGAAAGCAAAGATTCTCTGGGGCCGCACGCCGGAAGAAAAGATCCGCGTCATCAACACCGGCCTCGATCTGTCGAAGTTCGACAAGGGCGCGCCGCGGGAGGAAGTCCGGAAGGCGTTTGGAATCCCCGACGGGGATTGCGTCGTCGGCGCCGTGAGCCGCCTGTTCGCCGAAAAGGGCCACAAGTATTTGCTTGACGCGTTGAAACTGGCGCGCAAGGACGCGCCGCACCTGCGCGTGATGATTGTCGGCACGGGCGACCTGCGCCAGCCGCTCGAAGCGTATGCCCAGGAGATCGGTGTGGCCGATCGGGTCATCTTCACGGGATTCTACGAGGATCTGCCCGGCGCGTTGCGCGCCATGGACGTGTTCGCGCAACCTTCGATTCTCGAAGAGGGATTTCCGACTTCGGTGCTCGAAGCACAAGTCGCTGGGTTGCCCGTGGTGGCCTCGCACATCGGCGGCACGCACGAAACCCTCGACGTGGGCAAAACGGGCCTGCTCGTGCCGCCGAAGGACGCGCCCGCGCTGGCTTCCGCCTTGACGGAACTCGCCAATGATCCCGAACGCCGCCGCGTCATGGGCCGGGCCGCGCGCCAATGGATCGAACGGTCGTTCACGCTCGAGGACATGGTGCGCAAAGTCAAGGATACCTATCTCGAAGCATGGGACGAATACCAGAAACGACGCAAATGA
- a CDS encoding glycosyltransferase family 1 protein — protein sequence MRIGIDAHAIGTQIGGNETYIRQLLRGLHMVAPETGILALVHADQHGKPDAGEGFPTYPLPVRSSWLRVPFALPWIARKEKLDLIQVQYSAPPYSPCPYIVALHDMVWIRFPETLPIIDRYRLAWLGTGTVRRARRVFVLTEAMKREAQEFYGAPAEKIDVVSPAVDFIYHPIADREELDAARAKYNLPPEFILYVGALQPRKNLVRLAQAFARLKDRGLPHKLVFTGKRTFFGPIAESIEALNLGDRLVFTGYVATEDLPRLMCASSAFAYVSLYEGFGIPVVEALACGVPVVTSTDPTMMEVSGGIAETCDPLSVDAIEAGLIKALTDDAFRRRCREEGPKWAGRYSLENMGKAALDGYRKALQ from the coding sequence ATGAGAATCGGAATTGACGCACACGCCATCGGAACGCAAATCGGCGGAAACGAGACCTACATCCGCCAACTGTTGCGCGGACTTCACATGGTCGCGCCCGAAACGGGGATTCTGGCGTTGGTCCACGCGGATCAACACGGCAAGCCAGACGCCGGGGAAGGTTTTCCGACGTACCCGTTGCCTGTGCGTTCCTCATGGTTGCGCGTGCCGTTCGCCTTGCCCTGGATTGCCCGAAAGGAAAAACTCGACCTCATTCAAGTCCAGTACAGCGCGCCGCCGTACAGCCCATGCCCGTATATCGTCGCGCTGCACGACATGGTCTGGATACGCTTTCCGGAAACCTTGCCAATCATTGACCGGTACCGTTTGGCGTGGCTCGGCACGGGGACGGTCCGGCGCGCCCGCCGCGTGTTTGTCCTGACCGAGGCCATGAAACGCGAAGCGCAGGAATTCTACGGCGCGCCCGCGGAAAAGATTGACGTCGTGTCGCCTGCCGTGGATTTCATCTATCATCCCATCGCCGACCGCGAAGAACTGGATGCCGCTCGCGCGAAATACAATCTGCCGCCCGAATTCATCCTTTACGTCGGCGCGTTGCAGCCGCGCAAGAACCTCGTCCGGCTCGCGCAGGCCTTCGCGCGCCTGAAAGATCGCGGCCTGCCGCATAAACTCGTCTTTACCGGTAAACGGACGTTTTTCGGTCCCATCGCCGAGTCCATCGAAGCGTTGAACTTGGGCGACCGGCTCGTTTTCACCGGATATGTCGCCACGGAGGATCTCCCGCGCCTCATGTGCGCTTCGAGCGCTTTCGCCTACGTCTCGCTCTATGAAGGATTCGGCATACCTGTCGTCGAGGCACTGGCTTGCGGCGTCCCGGTCGTTACCTCGACCGACCCGACGATGATGGAAGTTTCCGGCGGAATTGCAGAAACCTGCGATCCATTGAGCGTGGACGCCATCGAGGCGGGACTGATCAAGGCCCTGACCGACGACGCTTTCCGCCGGCGCTGCCGCGAAGAAGGCCCGAAATGGGCCGGCCGCTACTCCCTCGAAAACATGGGCAAAGCCGCCTTGGATGGATACCGGAAGGCTTTGCAATAA
- a CDS encoding tetratricopeptide repeat protein, translated as MRLFRIVMQALAMLALAALLLAGIEVILRLAGQGRSIRVFTREHLGGTDYHVTNGAFFQQFFALPIDTMWQDAETYIPCKKPENSIRIVILGESAALGVPPDFAFSFGRILEAMLEAQFPKARFDLYILAQPGINSYALREIARDCRRIQPDFLAVYMGNNEINGPFGALATPRDSFLSSLYAIRVRFFLRDLRLVQLLTAHGRVPWHAPPENPEQIASPDDPRMERSSRHFRSNLQDIIRAGRDAGAHVLLCTVGCNQRQWPPQTSTNRTDLPPERFQQWQDNYSAGIASQSREQWDEAARAYRAAEAIDSTHAELQFRLGQCLLALGQTGEAAVHFKSAWNLDGFHSRVMPRMNEIVREEAAAWASERVHLLDMARVLANESPGGIPGSEFFYDNVHLTFPGNYVIARELFVQIAALLPSSARGEIQGGPIPPAMSECEQRLGLSPGVLLKHLRGVVMGYRMWWKRPTPELDQQITALEAALGPDILPGITEGYRKALEYRKNDRLLRTRYAETLLEGGRTEEAIQQARVLAEQYPYRPATHRLLGAALTQAGQTEEALRELETALSLCDADAKTQYERGRLLEKLERFSEAKDAYIAAILINPRNFESYDPLNALFEKEGGAAARAKGWAALVNQVPDSARAHFQLGLALESVNDLPNAIEHYRTACGLEGFDPAMQGALGHALLKSGKWLEAVPPLQQALQINPDIAHFRPLLLRALIKCGKLDEARAEAERCRDRGIALPPEVQQEWDAVSGISK; from the coding sequence ATGCGCCTGTTCCGGATTGTGATGCAGGCGCTGGCAATGCTGGCTTTGGCGGCCCTTTTGCTCGCCGGCATCGAGGTGATTCTTCGCCTAGCCGGACAGGGCCGTTCCATACGGGTGTTTACGCGGGAACATCTCGGCGGCACGGATTACCATGTGACGAACGGGGCCTTTTTTCAACAGTTCTTCGCGTTGCCGATCGATACCATGTGGCAGGATGCCGAAACCTACATTCCATGCAAAAAACCGGAAAATTCGATCCGGATAGTCATTTTGGGTGAATCGGCGGCGTTGGGTGTGCCGCCGGACTTTGCGTTCAGTTTCGGCCGTATTTTGGAGGCGATGCTCGAAGCACAATTTCCCAAGGCCCGTTTCGACCTGTACATCCTCGCGCAACCGGGCATCAATTCCTATGCATTGCGCGAAATTGCGCGGGATTGCCGCCGTATCCAACCGGATTTTCTGGCAGTCTACATGGGCAACAACGAAATCAACGGACCGTTTGGCGCGCTGGCCACGCCGCGTGATTCGTTCCTGTCGTCCCTGTATGCGATTCGGGTGCGTTTTTTCCTGCGGGACTTGCGGCTGGTTCAACTGCTGACCGCCCATGGCCGGGTTCCGTGGCATGCGCCCCCGGAGAACCCGGAACAGATCGCCTCGCCCGACGATCCGCGCATGGAGCGATCCAGCCGCCATTTTCGCTCCAATTTGCAAGACATTATCCGGGCGGGACGCGACGCGGGCGCCCATGTGTTGCTCTGCACCGTGGGATGCAACCAGCGCCAATGGCCGCCGCAAACCAGCACAAACCGGACGGACCTGCCCCCCGAACGGTTTCAGCAATGGCAAGATAATTATTCGGCGGGCATCGCCAGCCAATCGCGGGAGCAATGGGACGAGGCGGCAAGGGCGTACCGGGCCGCCGAGGCCATCGATTCAACGCACGCGGAATTGCAGTTCCGGCTTGGCCAGTGCCTCTTGGCGCTCGGACAAACCGGGGAGGCCGCCGTCCATTTTAAGTCCGCATGGAATCTCGACGGATTCCACTCCCGCGTAATGCCGCGCATGAATGAAATTGTGCGCGAGGAAGCGGCGGCTTGGGCATCGGAACGCGTGCATCTTCTCGACATGGCGCGCGTCCTTGCGAATGAAAGCCCCGGCGGAATTCCCGGCAGCGAGTTTTTTTACGATAATGTGCATCTGACCTTTCCCGGAAATTACGTCATTGCACGCGAGTTGTTCGTCCAGATAGCCGCATTGCTGCCGTCCTCCGCGCGGGGTGAAATCCAAGGCGGGCCGATTCCGCCGGCCATGAGCGAATGCGAACAACGTTTGGGGTTGTCGCCCGGCGTGTTGCTCAAGCATCTGCGCGGCGTTGTCATGGGATACCGGATGTGGTGGAAGAGACCCACGCCGGAACTGGATCAACAAATCACCGCCCTTGAAGCGGCATTGGGCCCGGATATCTTGCCGGGGATTACGGAAGGCTACCGGAAGGCCCTGGAATATCGGAAAAACGATCGCCTGCTGCGGACACGTTACGCCGAAACGCTTCTGGAGGGCGGCCGCACCGAGGAGGCGATACAGCAGGCGCGGGTGCTGGCTGAACAATACCCCTACCGCCCGGCCACGCACCGCCTGCTCGGAGCGGCGTTGACCCAGGCCGGCCAGACGGAGGAAGCCTTGCGGGAACTGGAAACCGCGCTGTCCCTGTGCGACGCCGACGCCAAGACCCAGTATGAACGCGGCCGGTTGCTGGAGAAACTGGAACGTTTTTCGGAGGCAAAAGATGCCTATATCGCAGCCATTTTGATCAATCCGCGCAACTTCGAGTCTTACGATCCATTGAATGCCCTTTTCGAAAAAGAGGGCGGCGCGGCCGCACGCGCCAAGGGCTGGGCCGCGTTGGTGAACCAAGTCCCGGATTCGGCAAGGGCGCATTTCCAATTGGGACTGGCCCTGGAAAGCGTGAACGATTTGCCGAACGCCATTGAACACTACCGGACGGCGTGCGGACTTGAGGGATTCGATCCGGCCATGCAGGGCGCACTGGGCCATGCGCTGTTGAAAAGCGGGAAATGGCTGGAGGCCGTTCCGCCGCTGCAACAGGCGCTTCAAATCAACCCTGACATTGCGCATTTCCGCCCGTTGCTTCTCCGCGCCCTGATCAAATGCGGCAAACTCGACGAGGCCCGCGCCGAGGCTGAACGGTGCCGCGATCGCGGCATTGCCCTTCCGCCGGAGGTACAGCAGGAATGGGATGCCGTTTCCGGAATTTCAAAATAA
- a CDS encoding CehA/McbA family metallohydrolase, whose amino-acid sequence MGKYQDPFTPMTHLWGVPKAAKPRGRGWRLSAWAALAVFAACFFADARSPAKETPPSPPSNPPSAAPVAPGAKGCLEINITDVLGNDIPARVELQNPTTLPKPLRIEAPMGRLTADVPAGNYRAYVYIWWQKIPVMVDTKDLSVQEGKTAYLLTNLLEGAAGSLALLDFDQDRDFVIDRVEKACGTDPYNAASIPGRPTLVFDDRVFDKKEAWYCGELHARSTFGGGKESPAQLVRRAESAGLDFLAITDRNTMDACSDPGFRSDSVVLIPALEWGSDQRGVALLYGPRTFPEFVDDIPQAQALVDLIQAQGGFFAIAHPCFPTAPWQWGLSFVNGMEVWNRGWRSVPPLSLHQLGEDLKERKDGLFVHSMALAAATNGLSANGQASIFYDAELVRGLKAAVIGGSGTGSPGVPMGSPATFVQAPEKSVKGILDGMRRGRTYVAASPKGPRLRFVADILKDGSFDTSIGGIVPLNIPISFEATVDGAKTGEIQILLNGRPLISKKIEGNPFTVRFDHTPQNYSVYRVRVIAAPGKKDAGFGPFEMLAMSSPIYAQDVKIKDPKIEKYLKEHPADRSTDQAEPPLPASPAGGEIVPKWKF is encoded by the coding sequence ATGGGAAAATATCAAGACCCGTTTACTCCCATGACGCATTTATGGGGTGTCCCTAAGGCAGCCAAGCCGCGAGGCCGCGGATGGCGTCTGTCGGCTTGGGCGGCGCTGGCGGTTTTTGCGGCGTGTTTTTTCGCCGATGCGCGGTCTCCGGCCAAGGAGACGCCGCCTTCCCCGCCTTCAAACCCGCCAAGCGCCGCGCCGGTTGCGCCGGGCGCCAAGGGCTGTCTCGAAATCAACATCACGGACGTGCTCGGCAACGACATTCCCGCGCGCGTCGAGTTGCAGAATCCCACGACGCTGCCCAAACCGTTGCGGATCGAAGCGCCCATGGGCCGGCTCACGGCGGATGTGCCCGCCGGCAATTATCGCGCCTACGTGTATATCTGGTGGCAAAAAATCCCCGTCATGGTGGATACCAAGGATCTGTCCGTTCAGGAGGGAAAAACCGCATACCTGCTGACGAATCTGCTCGAGGGCGCCGCGGGGAGTCTTGCCCTCCTCGATTTCGACCAGGATCGCGATTTTGTGATAGACCGTGTCGAAAAGGCATGCGGCACCGATCCCTACAATGCCGCCAGCATTCCCGGACGTCCGACCCTCGTTTTCGACGATCGCGTTTTCGACAAGAAAGAAGCCTGGTATTGCGGCGAATTACATGCCCGATCGACCTTCGGCGGTGGCAAGGAATCGCCCGCGCAACTGGTGCGGCGCGCTGAAAGCGCCGGGTTGGATTTTCTGGCCATCACGGATCGCAACACGATGGATGCCTGTTCGGATCCCGGGTTTCGATCCGATTCCGTGGTGCTGATTCCCGCGCTGGAATGGGGCAGCGATCAACGCGGGGTGGCGCTGTTGTACGGGCCGCGGACCTTTCCCGAATTCGTTGATGATATCCCGCAGGCCCAGGCGCTGGTGGATCTCATTCAGGCGCAGGGCGGTTTCTTCGCGATTGCGCATCCCTGTTTCCCGACCGCGCCGTGGCAATGGGGATTGTCCTTCGTCAACGGCATGGAAGTCTGGAATCGCGGCTGGCGCTCCGTGCCGCCTCTTTCGCTTCACCAATTGGGCGAGGATCTCAAGGAACGCAAGGACGGATTGTTCGTGCATTCGATGGCCCTTGCCGCGGCGACCAACGGGTTGTCTGCCAACGGACAGGCTTCGATTTTCTACGACGCCGAACTGGTGCGCGGCTTGAAGGCCGCGGTGATCGGCGGTAGCGGAACGGGCAGTCCCGGCGTGCCCATGGGATCGCCCGCGACGTTTGTCCAAGCCCCGGAAAAATCCGTGAAAGGCATCCTTGACGGGATGCGCCGGGGCCGCACTTACGTGGCCGCAAGCCCCAAAGGACCACGGCTGCGGTTTGTGGCCGATATCCTCAAGGACGGTTCGTTCGACACGTCCATCGGTGGCATCGTGCCGCTCAACATTCCCATTTCCTTCGAGGCGACGGTGGACGGCGCCAAGACCGGCGAAATCCAAATCTTGTTGAACGGACGTCCCCTCATCTCGAAGAAGATCGAAGGGAACCCGTTCACGGTGCGTTTCGATCACACCCCGCAAAACTACAGTGTGTACCGTGTCCGCGTAATCGCCGCGCCGGGCAAAAAAGACGCGGGATTCGGTCCCTTCGAGATGCTGGCCATGTCGAGTCCCATCTACGCGCAGGATGTCAAGATCAAGGATCCCAAGATCGAGAAGTACTTGAAGGAACATCCGGCCGACCGCTCCACGGATCAGGCGGAGCCGCCCCTGCCGGCCAGTCCCGCAGGGGGTGAGATCGTTCCCAAATGGAAGTTTTAG
- a CDS encoding FAD/NAD(P)-binding protein encodes MENVYKPELMEVLQVTQHTADVKSVRIRFRDPAVAEKFTFRVGQFGMFSAFGTGESTFNICSSSTWKDFIEFCFRRTGKVTDVLWRLDEGDTIGFRGPYGNSYPVEQWEGRNLIFIGGGIAMPPIRCAIWYALENRAKYGNITIVYGARTVGDMVFANELDEWEQRERTRVIRCVDPGGETPEWKHEVGLIPHVIERSAIPADNTVALVVGPPIMIKFTLPVLDKMGIGQEDIYTSLENRMKCGIGKCGRCNCGPVYVCKEGPVFSLAQLGRLPNDY; translated from the coding sequence ATGGAAAATGTGTACAAACCCGAATTGATGGAAGTGCTCCAAGTCACCCAGCATACCGCCGATGTGAAGTCCGTACGCATCCGGTTCCGCGATCCGGCGGTCGCGGAGAAATTCACGTTTCGTGTGGGGCAGTTCGGCATGTTTTCCGCCTTTGGTACGGGCGAATCAACCTTTAACATCTGTTCGAGTTCGACCTGGAAAGATTTCATCGAGTTCTGCTTTCGCCGGACCGGCAAAGTGACGGATGTGCTGTGGCGCTTGGACGAGGGCGACACGATTGGGTTTCGCGGGCCTTACGGCAACAGTTATCCCGTCGAGCAATGGGAAGGCCGGAACCTGATCTTCATCGGCGGCGGCATTGCCATGCCGCCGATCCGCTGCGCAATCTGGTACGCGCTCGAAAACCGGGCCAAATATGGTAACATCACGATTGTCTACGGCGCGCGGACGGTCGGCGACATGGTGTTCGCAAACGAATTGGACGAGTGGGAGCAGCGCGAACGGACGCGCGTGATCCGGTGCGTGGATCCCGGCGGCGAAACGCCCGAATGGAAGCATGAAGTGGGTTTGATTCCGCACGTCATCGAACGGTCCGCAATTCCCGCCGACAACACCGTCGCGCTAGTCGTCGGTCCGCCGATTATGATCAAGTTCACGCTGCCCGTGCTGGACAAGATGGGCATCGGCCAAGAAGATATTTACACGAGCCTTGAAAACCGCATGAAATGCGGCATCGGCAAGTGCGGACGTTGCAACTGCGGCCCTGTCTATGTGTGCAAGGAAGGTCCGGTATTCTCGCTCGCGCAACTCGGCCGGTTGCCGAACGATTATTGA
- a CDS encoding M24 family metallopeptidase, which produces MTELRLFHARLALIQAFLRQQKHDGILLSRVDNFAMATGGKRNYVSTATDMGACSLFVTKDGKAFFMGNNIEATRVMAEELSCLECESRDFFWFDGSPAALVKKEFSGSFVSDDGSLGENVNGKLAYLRALLTFEELEKYRRLGKLAADAMTATINAIKPGQTEADIAALLAAEGARRRCLTPVILVAADERIMRYRHPLPVVSSLLPGGPDECPVKGYVMVVGGFMREGLVVSMTRFKRVGDLPKGIQGAHARICAVDALLHEATEPGRTLGDVFADCQRAYVDLGFDPDEWHRHHQGGATGYAGRTCKAAPGEPFPILDPQWREAVKGILDMDTPFGHAFAWNPSAPGVKSEDTFIMLPDGAKEIVTRTPALPNVELSSILGRPTAVAKSGIA; this is translated from the coding sequence GTGACCGAACTTCGGCTTTTTCATGCGCGGCTCGCATTGATTCAGGCGTTTCTACGCCAGCAGAAGCATGACGGCATCCTGTTGTCGCGCGTGGACAATTTCGCGATGGCTACGGGCGGCAAGCGCAATTATGTTTCCACGGCCACCGACATGGGCGCATGCAGCCTTTTCGTCACGAAAGACGGAAAAGCCTTTTTTATGGGCAACAACATCGAGGCGACGCGCGTGATGGCGGAGGAACTCTCCTGTCTCGAATGCGAGTCGCGCGATTTCTTCTGGTTCGACGGGTCGCCGGCTGCACTGGTGAAAAAGGAATTTTCCGGGTCTTTCGTTTCGGACGACGGATCGCTGGGCGAAAATGTCAACGGCAAATTGGCATATTTGCGCGCGCTGCTGACCTTTGAGGAACTGGAGAAATACCGCCGCCTGGGGAAACTCGCCGCAGATGCGATGACGGCCACGATCAATGCCATCAAGCCGGGACAGACCGAAGCCGACATTGCGGCCCTGCTTGCCGCCGAAGGCGCCAGGCGTCGCTGCCTGACACCGGTCATTCTTGTCGCCGCCGACGAACGTATCATGCGCTATCGCCACCCGCTGCCCGTTGTTTCGTCCCTGCTGCCCGGCGGCCCGGATGAATGCCCGGTCAAGGGCTATGTGATGGTCGTGGGTGGGTTTATGCGCGAGGGACTCGTCGTGTCCATGACGCGGTTCAAGCGAGTGGGTGACCTGCCCAAGGGAATTCAAGGCGCCCATGCGCGCATCTGTGCGGTGGACGCCCTTCTCCACGAGGCGACCGAGCCGGGCCGGACTCTGGGCGATGTGTTTGCGGATTGCCAAAGGGCCTACGTGGACCTCGGCTTCGATCCGGATGAATGGCATCGCCATCACCAGGGCGGCGCGACCGGCTACGCGGGCCGCACCTGCAAAGCCGCGCCCGGCGAACCCTTCCCCATTCTCGATCCCCAATGGCGCGAGGCCGTCAAGGGCATTCTCGACATGGACACCCCGTTCGGTCACGCGTTTGCATGGAACCCCAGCGCCCCTGGCGTGAAATCCGAAGACACTTTTATCATGCTGCCCGACGGCGCCAAGGAAATTGTCACGCGGACGCCCGCCTTGCCCAACGTCGAACTCTCCTCTATTCTAGGCCGACCAACCGCTGTGGCCAAGAGCGGTATTGCCTGA
- a CDS encoding GntR family transcriptional regulator, translated as MLSSIDIHSSVAVYVQIENHVQFAISSGRLKAGDQLPSVRELSERLGVNPNTVAKAYRDLEVMGLLYTRRGMGVFVNKNIELKCREDCRRRIIGRLHEVVAEAKAAGMVRREILDVVEASLAMDATPYGETPAVLTAMAKPKKAAK; from the coding sequence ATGTTATCCAGCATTGACATCCACAGCAGTGTAGCCGTGTACGTACAGATCGAAAACCATGTCCAGTTCGCGATATCATCCGGCCGTCTCAAGGCCGGCGATCAACTGCCGTCCGTCCGTGAACTTTCGGAACGGTTGGGAGTCAACCCCAACACCGTGGCCAAGGCCTACCGCGATCTCGAAGTGATGGGCCTGTTGTATACGCGGCGGGGCATGGGCGTGTTCGTCAACAAGAATATCGAACTCAAGTGCCGCGAAGATTGCCGCCGCCGAATCATTGGGCGCCTTCATGAAGTCGTCGCGGAAGCCAAGGCCGCCGGCATGGTGCGCCGCGAAATCCTCGATGTCGTCGAAGCCAGTCTGGCCATGGACGCCACCCCCTACGGCGAAACACCGGCCGTTTTGACCGCCATGGCCAAGCCCAAGAAGGCAGCCAAGTAA
- a CDS encoding recombinase family protein, translating to MVDTRIKDGAMVERQTGTAETSHSENEPDFAGRVTHGAKVKRGQLGAVQQGRYGTGPAPYGYRRGHEGEKPLVVDDREAEVVRMIFREYLRHRSTGKVVAYLHSRQVFTRKGNKWSRQAIAIILSNRTYRGRVTYGDVETEGIHDPIIEPALFYKANALKEMKRRRRQFKNDEELGAEA from the coding sequence GTGGTGGATACAAGAATAAAAGACGGCGCAATGGTGGAACGGCAAACCGGCACGGCGGAAACAAGTCATTCGGAAAATGAACCCGATTTTGCCGGACGTGTCACCCATGGCGCGAAAGTGAAACGCGGACAGCTCGGCGCCGTGCAACAAGGCCGTTATGGGACCGGTCCGGCGCCCTACGGCTACCGCCGCGGGCACGAAGGCGAAAAGCCGCTGGTGGTGGATGATCGGGAAGCCGAAGTGGTGCGCATGATTTTCCGCGAATACCTCCGTCACCGCAGCACGGGCAAGGTCGTCGCCTACCTGCATTCCCGGCAGGTGTTCACCCGCAAGGGCAACAAATGGTCGCGGCAGGCCATCGCCATTATCCTCTCCAACCGCACTTACCGCGGGCGGGTCACCTACGGCGACGTGGAGACGGAAGGCATCCACGATCCCATCATCGAACCGGCATTGTTCTACAAGGCCAACGCCCTCAAGGAAATGAAGCGCCGCCGCAGACAATTCAAGAACGACGAGGAACTCGGGGCCGAAGCGTAG